In the Paenibacillus sp. FSL H7-0357 genome, one interval contains:
- a CDS encoding extracellular solute-binding protein has translation MLKKKWGFSALALVLSLSTVLAGCGKDDSKTITFWTPLTGDDGAYMDQLVKDYNATNPEIKVKHVITADMYTKISTVLNSGKGVPDLAIIHADRVPGYVKQGTLEPMTAVTTAQPEIKQDNYLPQAWSTGTIDGTQYTVPLDIHSNVMYYNKDLLKKYGAESFLDDNVVTIDEMLSLKGKLAEGDFVVNDALLGWVILGQIQNLGGDIQENGKPAVNTPVMKQAFENVKKINDAGLMTPFGEDGYLMFQSGNVLFSTDGTWSSTAHAGVEGLNFGVTNVYSNTADKFTNRSSSHLFSMFKNKDRSEEKVAGIGNFLEFIRQNSIEWAKAGQTVASKKVIESPEYKDYMQSFFTSNEKEIESLYIYTYEYYPYIAEAVDTYCGDIVRGNVDIDETLQTMQKFVEDKIAEGTSGAAK, from the coding sequence GTGTTGAAGAAAAAGTGGGGTTTTTCGGCATTAGCACTTGTTCTATCATTATCGACGGTATTGGCAGGCTGCGGGAAAGATGATTCAAAGACAATAACCTTCTGGACGCCGCTGACCGGTGATGACGGTGCCTATATGGACCAGCTTGTTAAAGATTACAATGCTACCAATCCAGAGATAAAGGTGAAGCATGTAATTACCGCGGATATGTATACCAAAATTTCGACGGTTCTGAACTCCGGCAAAGGCGTGCCTGACTTGGCCATTATCCACGCTGACCGTGTACCGGGTTATGTGAAGCAAGGAACACTTGAGCCAATGACTGCAGTAACAACTGCTCAGCCTGAAATTAAACAAGACAATTACCTGCCGCAAGCGTGGTCAACAGGTACAATAGATGGAACTCAATATACAGTGCCTCTCGATATTCACAGTAATGTTATGTACTACAATAAAGATTTGCTTAAGAAATATGGTGCGGAATCCTTCCTCGACGACAATGTGGTGACGATAGATGAAATGCTGTCGCTGAAAGGTAAATTGGCTGAAGGCGACTTTGTGGTCAACGATGCCCTGCTGGGCTGGGTTATCCTCGGGCAAATCCAGAACCTTGGCGGAGATATCCAGGAGAATGGAAAACCTGCTGTAAACACACCGGTGATGAAACAAGCTTTTGAAAATGTTAAAAAGATCAACGATGCCGGTCTGATGACACCGTTTGGTGAAGACGGATACCTGATGTTCCAATCGGGCAATGTATTGTTCTCCACAGACGGCACTTGGAGCTCCACAGCGCATGCTGGAGTTGAAGGCCTCAATTTCGGAGTAACCAACGTATATTCCAACACGGCTGACAAGTTCACGAACAGATCCTCTTCGCACTTGTTCTCCATGTTCAAGAATAAAGACAGATCTGAAGAAAAGGTAGCCGGAATCGGCAATTTCCTGGAGTTCATCCGTCAGAATTCCATTGAATGGGCCAAAGCCGGACAGACCGTAGCAAGTAAAAAAGTTATTGAGAGCCCTGAGTATAAGGATTACATGCAGTCCTTCTTTACTTCGAATGAGAAAGAGATTGAATCCCTCTACATCTACACTTATGAATACTACCCATATATTGCAGAAGCAGTGGATACGTATTGCGGAGATATCGTCCGCGGCAACGTAGATATTGATGAAACTCTTCAGACAATGCAGAAGTTTGTAGAAGATAAAATCGCTGAGGGCACAAGCGGAGCAGCGAAGTAA